TTTTGGTCCATCTTCTGACTTGCTCTGACAGTGAAATTTCATAAGTGTCCATTGACTCTGGGGGCTGAACTCAAGCAGCAAATGCTTGATCACTTCGGAGTACTGTATAACTTACTTTCCAGTTGCGATACCAGTCCCATTTTAAGATTTAGGGTGTgcaccaggtttttttttttttagtataactGCCAAAAGTCTCCCATAAGCAGGTTTGATTATATGATTGAAAACAGTTCACAGGTTTTCATGGTTCAGTAAAAAATAAGCCTTGTGTCTCATCTGCTTTGGAATATAAGCCGTAGCTAGTACAGGTGATGTGGTGTCATTGCTAGAAAATAGTCTCCAGTGTAAATGCACCCTGTCTGAAATACCTGCAATGCTGAAAGTGAGAATGGAAATGTTATTTGAAAACCTCAGATTAGGAGATGTAAGCGTGAGAGCCAGGTTTCTACTTTCAAAAGCCGTACCATATGGTGGTTGCTGACTCTTTCATTCACATCTGCCAGTGGCTTCTGCATTAGTTTTAGAACCATGGCTGAATTGCCGTGATTCATCCAAAAAGGCTCTGAAAGCTCGAATCATAATGATCAATGCATTGCTCATTTTATAGTTGGGTGTCCGGCTGTGTTTGATAAGCATGTGtccatttctttttacattttttttttcagggctataaaaaacaaacaaacaaacaaaaaccacccacaaacaaaacccaaccaaaccccacaacacaaaaccagctTCATCTGCTGGTACGTTTTCATTGGACAGCTTCATTCTCAGACACGTGTACAACTGTTTGGTGGCCTTTCTTGGTGAAGTTAGTATGGGATAAATAGTCCTGATACAAAAACTTTTTATGATTGAAAGtactgctccatttttttttgcctgaaattcACATATATAGAAGGAAATGTTCAATATAGAGTGTCTAATGAGTGTGggattgtttttattaaaatgtaaacaaaGTTATTCTGCGCTTTACAAATTGGTGAAATATTTGTGCCgatgtttgctgctgcttcttaggGACACAGCAGGTCAGGAGAGATTCAACAGCATTACCTCAGCTTATTACAGAAGTGCCAAGGGAATTATTTTGGTGTATGATATCACCAAGAAGGAAACATTTGACGATTTACCAAAATGGATGAAAATGATTGATAAGGTAggcattaagtattttttttcacattcttttttaagaagcattttttaTCCTCAAAGGTACTCTGTAGGGCTTCTTTGATAAAGGATTACTAAACTAATGCCAAATAATTTTCACTGGATTCTTTTAGCCGGGATTTAACATTAATGTGGTTTTGTTGTAAAATGGTTGTCTGTTCCTGCTTCCTTGAACTAGAATTGTCCCAGTTAGAATCGTCAGTGGAAATCTGTAACATTACACGTTTACCTGTGCactggggcagaaaaaaaaaagtggtttattttctgtctgtgaaataaGATCATTTTGTTCATTCTTAGtcatgttttaaaagcaatttaaaaatttaagtagaaaagttttgaaataatGTTCGGGAAGAACTTTTACATATAAACTGTGTAGTTGTTGTTCCTTATTTAGTAGAGGAATTACCCTCTTTTAATATTGTGTTGACATTACAAAATCTTACGTTTCTAGGTTTAGTTAATTAAAAGTGTTTCAATTGCAGTATGCGTCAGAAGATGCAGAGCTTCTATTAGTTGGAAATAAACTGGACTGTGAAGTTGATCGAGAGATTACTCGGCAGCAGGGAGAAAAGGTAAGAATAGGTCTAACCAAATCCTTTGTTGCTGTTGGAAGCAAAAGTGCTCTGGCATTGGTGCTGGTGGTCCATGGCTACTCTTGTTCAGACTGTTAGACCTAAGGAGCATATTGAGAGTGGTGGTGTTCTGTCAAAATCCATATGGTATTTACTTACTTCTATAGAATTTGCAGCTATATGCGTTCCTGCTGGAGCAGTATGTCTTTGCTCTAGAGAAAGAATAAACTACAAGTTGGCTAACAGTACCCATAGTGCAGGGGTTAATCCTTCTTGGGCTCTGAAAGAGGATGTAGTGAAGACTTGAATCACAAATGGAGATACCTCTACTCCGGACATCTTTGTGAGCCTTCTTCCAGGCATTtgcttttcagtaatattttaggAGAGGCAATGTCTCTGCTTGATTACTTGGCtcacttttatctttatgtttcttttgttcttttccaacTCCAAAAGTGTTAAGGAACCCGACGAGAATATGTATTAGCATAACACTCATGGCACCACCTTGATTGGGGTGCTATCAGCATGGGCATACACAAACGTTTTCCTTCAGCTACCCATCATGCATTTGGAAGTAAAGCATTTTGTGTTAGAGTGTTGAGGATAATTCTTACATCTGGACTtcccttttctgcattttataatAAGATTGAGATTAACTTTTCTGAAAAGTTCTGACTTTTTGGCAATCTGCAGCAATCCACATCAACCGGACATGAATTTCTCAGATTTAAGTCTTGAAAAATGCAGCACGCTTTTCCAGTAAGCCAATTTTAAGTGAAAATTAGCTGTATGCGGCAATGTTTGCTGTACATTAGAGATTCAGGTTtattaattgaattaatttcAGTCAGATTTGGagaaagttgtggggtttttttaaaggttttatggGGAGTGTATATTTGCTGTTTGTTGCTGTTCATGCATATCTTCatgtagttattttattttctcttttatcagTTTGCACAGCAAATAACTGGGATGCGGTTCTGTGAAGCAAGTGCCAAGGATAATTTTAATGTggatgaaatatttctaaaacttGTTGATGACATTCTGAAAAAGGTACAATATTCAGGTGGTAATTCCTCTGACCACATAAATGGTCAATGTTTAAATAATAACTGCAGGCACTTGTTGGGAGGACATAGGAGATGAGTGCACAGAGTCAGGTGAAATTTTTGGTTAATATGTAGCGGGCAGGATGTAGTTCACAGGCTCTGCTGAATGCTTCAGTTAATAAATACTGCTGTTGAATTTGGTAAACATCTGCTCCTATTTGCTGTACTTCCTCTTTCGTATAACTTCACTGTATATCAACAACTGACTGTACATTTGCCTGCTTTCATTTGTGGGCAGTTCTCTCATAATTTGTTATAATTGGTTTAGGAAGTGGCTTTATTTCAACAACGTCTTCTAACCTTCTTCTGAAAGAAATTCGTAACACGTCTTACTAAAACGTATAGTTCAGTGATAAGAGCCAAAAGATCCTCAAATGGAGGCTTTGGCTGAGAGTGAACTCTTGAAACGAGCTTTGTGCTGAGTCCTACGCAGATGACTGTTTacaggtgatttttcttttctttaagatgcCACTGGATGTTATAAGAAATGAGTTGTCCAACAGTATCCTGTCCCTGCAACCAGAGCCAGAAATCCCACCAGAACTGCCTCCTCCAAGGCCACATGTCCGTTGCTGTTGACTTGTTACTCCATACAGAGTGAAAAGTAGGAGCGGGAGGGTAAAGGAAGTATCTGTACTACTCTGCACTACAATCATTTGGCAGTTTCTTGTTGCACTTTGTTATTCGAGTCAGAGCTACACACTAACTTGtaaatatgcaaatatgcaaTCCTGTGTAGGATTCAGCTATAACATTTAATTATTACCCCTCTCCCTCACAATGATGTTTCATTCATTGCCCCAGTGTTATAAATACTGTACAGTCGGTGGGAATTTACCACGCTTCCAgtcgaggaggaggagaaattaaaTCTATACCTATTCTTGACATAAATGTTGTAATAGTTCTTGTTATTATAAACAGGCAGGCAGAAGCTCTTCTGGTATGAAGATAAGTATATGGTGCTTTGCTAActattttaaagacaaattttttaaaaacagaggacTTTATGTACAAAGCTTCCATAATCAACATTATGTTTCCTTTTAATGTAGTGAAAACATTTTTGGCTGTAGAATCCTCTGCTGACTGGATTTATTGAAAAGCTAAGTTTAATTTTTGgcagtcttttatttatttcgaTTAATGCTGCACCCTTTCTTTGTATACCAAGATATCACATCTGGTGCAGATCTAAGATTGCACTCTGAAATAGCATATATAATTTTCTGCATAAGCATAAACTTGGTTGCAAGAATCATTAAGTTTTCAATAAAAGAATGAAGATATATTCAAGCTCTAAAAGAAAGTATAAAAAGCAATGCTGCTGTCCTAgacaaattcttaaaaaaaaaataaattaagatgatACATTTTCCTGTGTTAAGGAATATATGTGTATTTGTCTGGACATCTGTAGGGTTGGGGGGAAGGGAACCtaaggtaaaattattttctttcctaatgatGGAAATTATTCCCATCAAGCGAATACTGTGTTAGGTTTTTGTCTGATAATGAATTTGTGAATTATATCTTTGGtatatcttttattaaaatgcacTGTTTAGTTTAGCTGTGGTAAATCAGTAGTTACATATTTGAATAACTTGGTGTGTCCTGAATGTTGTGGTATTGAAAAACATTGTGGTCTTTCTAAACTAATGAAGtgcaaataaaattttgtatttatgaATGACAATGGAACTGCACCTGTTATTAGAATGGCAAGTATCAAATGATGGGTAAAAAGGTATAATCTGGAATATGGAACAAcacttgttttaattttgttatgatttaattttcagtttgacAGTTCCTGTAGGTGTAGTTAGAAGAGCAGCAGATGTTAGTTGTTCACCTTGATCACTGCTCGGTTGGAAGAGCAGCTGATGACCTAGCCCAGCTGATATCTTCAAATAGCATGTGACTGCTTGTCATGCTATCTTAGCAAGTGGTCGCCAAACTATTAATTACACTGACAACGCAAGTATGAACCAGTCCTTGTCACACTACAGCTTCTCGACTTCTCATTCTCTGGTGCTGGAACCCATTTTGTCACTTTTGCCACTTGTTTAGCCAGAACACTGGCACTGACCAGTAAGGTATACCACTGACTTAAGCagcttccctctgttttctggaagcaaaaaagacacaacaaactgttaacataaaaaaaaaaaaaaaaaaaaagagcccatgTTTCACAGAGTAAGCTCTGACATTCTGAATACAATACCATGCAGGTCTTTAGCATTACCTGGGTTTCAACTGACAAATTAAGGAAGCATGGTTGATATTTGTGCTTATGTCTTCTGCCACCTTGTGCCtaaaaggtttgctttttttacatGGTAAACTTACAGTTTACTATCATATTGGTAAGGTAAAATCAATTTCTAAAGCACTTGTCGGACTTCTGATGGTACTGTGGGCAGTAGCggggaagggaaaattatggaAAATGAGTTTTAACTTGACAACCATTTTATTTTagttgatttgtttttatttgtacttagaaacttgtgatttttttcctgcagtttttgaatttaataaaaattaagaaatttgaCTTAGATACACTTTCTTGTAATTCTGTGCTGTTTGTATATAGGTAGATTGGAATCACAGTCTCTTGTACCAAGAATTAAAAAGTATTGCATTTAAGAAAGACATATTTATGTAAGAATGCTTGAATGTATTTGATTATTCATTGGAAATCATAAAAAGTTCAGGAAACCTGTTTACTCATTATACTATGAGACTGAAAAGGGCTTTGCCTCCTAATTTTATCTCTGCAACCTTTGTACAAGTCAAAAAAAGTTCATTTATGCCCTAGCAGGCAGTTACAGTGTGGTGCGGAAAgatgggtgggaaaaaaaagttattcttgcTGCTATGTTGCCTCATGTGGAAGTTCAGCTGTCAGCCCAACCCTTCTTGACATCTAATGATGGACTGTTTGAATGGTCTGCACAACCACTGAGAGATCACGggatgaaagaaagggaagatgaGCACGAGCTGCAGCTGTAAGTCTGTTCTAACTTGTGTTGTTCTTTCAGAGCCCTGGTTAAGGGTAGCCCATTCCCACTCTTCGGGGTGTGGGGAGGAGATTGTTTCCTTCTAATACCAAGCCCAACATGCTTTACCACTAAACTCATCAGATGCTATGAGATTGCCTAGTCCCTGGCGATTTCTTCATGATGGAGAAAATACACAGGGGTGTCTCTGATAAGCGAGCATGGCATGCGGAAACCACAGGAGTGCCAGAAACAGGATAGTAACATCTGCTCCAAAGTAGCGGTGGTTTCTTAACTTTCGTGAAGTAATGGTAACTAGAGCATGGCCATTGAGTGGTGgtttgccactgatttcagtgtgGTTAGGATTTAATCCAATAAATTCCTGAAATGGCACAATTTCAATGATATGTCCAGTTAGCACTGCATCTTGTAGAAGAACCAAAGTTCATCTCTGTCAAGAGACTGATACAATATTTGACTGTGTCCATAAAGTTTTAGATCTGCCTATAATGGACATTCAACCAGTGGGCTGAGTTAACATCATTTCTTCATAGGTGAACAGAAGGAAAGTGGGAAAACTCATGTGTAATAGTGTGTCATGATCTAGAAAAAGCTGAAAGCCACTGGCTTACCAGGATGTCTTGAATTATGCACTGTTGTGCTGCATGCACTAGAGGAATAGTGACAGTCACGTGTTCCTTTCACAAGATGTTCTGCTCCTTCAGAGCAGACATACACAACTAATACCAACATTTGGTACttctgaggaaggaggaggagaaggtggtggaAAAAGGACTGGAAGCTGAAAGTCAGGATATGGTGACTTGCTAAAGCGAATTTAGGGCTGTGTGTTTGTGCCCTCGCTGGAGATTTCAGCATtccttcatttaatttaatttaatctatTATTTATGTCACCACACTGAAGGGACAGGAATGTGGCAGCAGAGAGTTTGCCTTAATTGGTTTGcctttttatcattattatttgtgAAAGTAATACCATAACTGATCATTACTTAGAGTGCTGGATTTAAGCAGGATTGGGAATTTGGTAGGTCTTTTTGACTTGGGCAAGGATTTCTAGTTAATCCAGTTACCCTTGGAAGCCAATAGTTGTCTTACAGACTAGTGTTCTCGGTTGTCTAAGCGAGGCTGTTGTGTGAGCTGTCAGCAGTAGCATTGGCTCTGTGATCCTTCTGTTCAATGCCTTTACCTTTTTGTGTCAAAATCTCACTGAGACAGGAGGATTTGTAGCAGGTACATTTCTGCGGTGGGAAGGAAAGCAAGGTAGGTAGGAAAAGGGGAACAGAGCAACCAAGGTAGTAAATAAAGAATGTGAACAAAAGCCTTTTCTAGAAGGGGAATGGG
The nucleotide sequence above comes from Numenius arquata chromosome 4, bNumArq3.hap1.1, whole genome shotgun sequence. Encoded proteins:
- the RAB12 gene encoding ras-related protein Rab-12; the protein is MEPGSGLPQRRVGGGGLDLGAGSAGGSPALSGGQSRRRKQPPRPADFKLQVIIIGSRGVGKTSLMERFTDDTFCEACKSTVGVDFKIKTVELRGKKIRLQIWDTAGQERFNSITSAYYRSAKGIILVYDITKKETFDDLPKWMKMIDKYASEDAELLLVGNKLDCEVDREITRQQGEKFAQQITGMRFCEASAKDNFNVDEIFLKLVDDILKKMPLDVIRNELSNSILSLQPEPEIPPELPPPRPHVRCC